One part of the Lachnospiraceae bacterium JLR.KK002 genome encodes these proteins:
- the hprK gene encoding HPr(Ser) kinase/phosphatase, which translates to MNGVSVKKIVEKMNLKVLNPEVDIKKRKVTTAEVNRPALQLAGYFDYFEKSRVEIVGMVEHTYMQKLDREEKLDLYRKFFSHNVPCVIFSRNLEPDGDLLQIATEHDTPVLSTDYGTSAFMAELIYYLGEALAPCISIHGVLVDVYGEGLLIMGESGIGKSEAALELIRRGHRLVSDDVVEIRKINKHTLVGTAPDITRYFIELRGVGIIDVKTLFGVECVKEKQNIDLVIKLEDWKKENEYDRLGLEEEYTEFLGNKVVCHSLPIRPGRNLAVICESAAVNHRQKKMGYNAAKELYRRVQENLQKSEDEEEED; encoded by the coding sequence ATGAACGGTGTAAGCGTGAAAAAAATAGTGGAAAAGATGAATCTGAAGGTACTGAATCCGGAAGTGGATATTAAGAAGCGCAAGGTGACAACCGCCGAAGTAAACCGTCCGGCATTGCAGTTAGCAGGATATTTTGATTATTTTGAAAAGAGCAGAGTGGAGATCGTGGGCATGGTGGAGCACACCTATATGCAGAAACTGGACCGGGAAGAAAAACTGGATTTATATCGGAAATTCTTTTCTCACAACGTACCCTGCGTCATTTTCAGCCGGAATCTGGAGCCGGACGGAGACCTTCTGCAGATTGCAACGGAGCATGATACTCCGGTGCTTTCCACAGATTACGGTACTTCTGCATTTATGGCAGAGCTGATTTATTATCTGGGAGAAGCGCTGGCGCCCTGTATTTCCATTCACGGCGTGCTGGTGGACGTATACGGAGAAGGACTGCTGATTATGGGAGAGAGCGGAATAGGTAAAAGCGAGGCCGCCCTGGAACTGATTCGCAGAGGCCATCGTCTGGTCAGCGACGATGTGGTGGAAATCCGCAAGATTAACAAGCATACGCTGGTGGGAACGGCGCCGGATATTACCAGATATTTTATTGAGCTGCGGGGCGTGGGCATTATTGATGTGAAGACTCTGTTTGGCGTGGAATGTGTGAAAGAGAAACAGAATATAGATTTGGTAATCAAACTGGAAGACTGGAAGAAAGAAAACGAATATGACCGTCTGGGACTGGAGGAGGAATATACGGAATTTCTCGGCAATAAGGTGGTATGCCACTCTCTGCCTATCCGCCCCGGACGTAATCTGGCTGTCATCTGCGAGTCTGCGGCGGTAAACCACAGACAGAAAAAGATGGGCTACAATGCGGCGAAAGAACTGTACCGCCGGGTACAGGAAAACCTGCAGAAGTCAGAAGATGAGGAAGAAGAGGACTGA
- the uvrC gene encoding excinuclease ABC subunit UvrC: MFDIQEELKKLPQKPGVYIMHDAKDTIIYIGKAVSLRNRVRQYFRPSHNEGLKKEQMVRQIERFEYIITDSELEALILECNLIKEHRPKYNTMLRDDKTYPYIRVTLGEDFPRVLFSRQMKKDKSRYFGPYTSAGAVKDTIELIQKIYSLRTCSRSLPKDIGKERPCLNYHIHQCMAPCQGNVSKEEYREQIRRVIEFLNGNYQPVLKELEEKMQAASENMNFEKAIEYRELLKAVKQIAQKQKITSSDGEDRDIIAMASDGEDAVVQVFFVRDGKLIGRDHFHVNVGSEDTRPQVMATFLKQFYAGTPFIPRELMLQEEIEESEVIEEWLSQKRGQKVYVRVPKKGTREKLVELAAQNASMVLSQDKEKIRREEGRTIGALREIGKLLELEELKRVEAFDISNINGFETVGSMVVYEKGKPKRSDYRKFKLRTVTGPDDYGSMYEVLTRRFSHGMKEQKEMKERALEHEYGSFTRFPDLIMMDGGKGQVNVALKVLGELGLHIPVCGMVKDDNHRTRGLYYQNKEIPIDRHGEGFKLITRIQDEAHRFAIEYHRSLRSKEQVHSVLDDIPGIGAARRKALMKAFLSLDAIREADVETLAELPSMNQQAAQAVYDFFHSTGKTL; this comes from the coding sequence CTGAAAAAGGAGCAGATGGTGAGACAGATTGAGCGGTTTGAATACATCATCACCGATTCCGAGCTGGAAGCGCTGATTCTGGAATGCAATCTTATCAAGGAGCATCGGCCCAAATATAATACCATGCTGAGGGATGATAAAACATACCCTTATATCAGAGTGACGCTGGGAGAGGATTTTCCCAGAGTCCTCTTTTCACGTCAGATGAAAAAAGACAAATCCCGGTATTTCGGGCCTTATACCAGCGCGGGCGCGGTAAAGGACACCATAGAACTGATTCAGAAGATATATTCTCTGCGGACCTGCAGCCGGTCTCTGCCCAAGGACATCGGAAAAGAGAGGCCCTGTCTGAATTATCATATCCACCAGTGTATGGCTCCCTGTCAGGGGAATGTGAGCAAAGAAGAATACCGGGAGCAGATTCGCCGGGTGATAGAATTTCTCAATGGAAATTACCAGCCGGTACTGAAAGAGCTGGAAGAAAAAATGCAGGCGGCCTCTGAAAATATGAATTTTGAAAAAGCCATTGAGTACCGGGAGCTTTTAAAAGCAGTAAAACAGATTGCCCAGAAACAGAAGATTACCAGTTCGGACGGAGAGGACAGGGATATTATCGCCATGGCCTCGGACGGAGAGGACGCGGTGGTTCAGGTATTTTTTGTGCGGGACGGTAAGCTGATTGGCAGGGACCATTTCCATGTGAATGTGGGAAGCGAGGATACCAGGCCCCAGGTGATGGCCACATTTCTGAAACAGTTCTATGCCGGAACACCTTTTATACCCAGAGAGCTGATGCTTCAGGAGGAAATAGAAGAATCCGAAGTGATAGAGGAGTGGCTGAGTCAGAAACGGGGACAGAAAGTTTACGTCCGGGTTCCCAAAAAGGGCACCAGAGAGAAGCTGGTGGAGCTGGCGGCTCAGAACGCTTCCATGGTATTATCCCAGGATAAGGAGAAAATCCGGCGGGAAGAAGGAAGAACCATCGGCGCTCTGAGGGAAATCGGAAAACTGCTGGAGTTAGAAGAACTGAAGCGGGTGGAAGCATTTGACATTTCCAATATCAACGGATTCGAAACCGTGGGCTCCATGGTGGTTTATGAAAAGGGGAAGCCCAAACGCAGCGATTACCGGAAATTCAAACTGCGTACCGTAACAGGGCCCGATGATTACGGTTCCATGTATGAAGTGCTTACAAGACGGTTTTCCCATGGAATGAAAGAACAGAAAGAAATGAAAGAGCGGGCGCTGGAACATGAATACGGCAGCTTTACCCGGTTTCCCGATTTGATTATGATGGACGGAGGAAAAGGGCAGGTGAATGTGGCTCTTAAGGTGCTGGGGGAGCTTGGACTGCATATTCCCGTATGCGGTATGGTAAAAGATGATAATCACCGCACCCGCGGGTTATACTATCAGAATAAAGAGATTCCCATTGACAGGCACGGCGAAGGATTTAAGCTGATTACCAGAATCCAGGATGAAGCTCACCGGTTTGCCATTGAATATCACCGGTCCCTGAGAAGCAAAGAGCAGGTGCATTCTGTGCTGGATGACATTCCGGGAATTGGGGCGGCCAGAAGAAAGGCCCTGATGAAGGCATTCCTTTCACTGGATGCCATACGGGAAGCAGATGTGGAGACGCTGGCGGAACTTCCTTCCATGAATCAGCAGGCGGCACAGGCGGTTTATGATTTTTTTCATTCTACAGGAAAAACTCTGTAG